The Oceanispirochaeta sp. DNA window TCTCAACATTAGAACCGTAGATAAAGACCTGATCCTTTCTGTTTTTTTTCAGATAGATCCGGGCCTTGATAAGATCCCTCTCTCCGTTACCGGTGAATCCGCTTCCATGAAAAAAATAGGAAAGGCCTATGCCCCAATTGGGCCTGGTTTTATAGTCCTGATACTTTTTTTCGTATCCCGACATCTCCAGGATACGCCTTGTCATTTCAGGAAGCATGACCTCCTCATGTATTTTTCCGTCCGTACTTGTCGGATCTCCCTGCTTCATCAGATAGGGCTGCCGGAAGGCCAGGGGGTCAATCCCCAGCGCATAGGCCAGGAAATTCATATGAGACTCCATGGCGAATATCGCCTGGGGAGCTCCAAAGCCCCGAAAGGCATCGGAAGGAGGTTTATTGGTACAAAAAACTCTGCCGCAGATACGGATATTATTGATGTTGTAAACATTACCCACAGTAAACACCGCCCGGGCCAGAACGACAGCGGAGCAGCTGGCAAAGGCACCACCATCCAGGCGCAGATCAATATCATGAGCCAGGATACGGCCATCCTTATCCAGAGCCGTCCTTATATGAATCGCACTGGGATGCCTCTTGATGGAGTAGGCCATATCCTCTTTGCGGTCCAGAACCAGTTTTATAGGTTTTTTTATCTTGCATACGGCCACCGCCAGGGGTCCAGCCAGAACATCGGGGAAGTGTTCCTTTCCACCGAAGGCTCCTCCTGTAGGAGTCTGTATGATCCTGATTTTCTCTTTATCCATGCCCAGGGCATTGACCAGTGATTTCCTGATATAGAAGGGACACTGAGCCGACGCATGAAGGATAAAAGTATCCTCCTCCCAATGAGCAAACAGACTCTGAGGTTCCATGTACACATGTTCCTGATGCCCGGTGTAATACTCTTTTTCCAGGATGCGGTGGGCTTTCTCAAAGGGATATTCGACCTGTCCGTGATGAATATCATAGCGGGTAAACACATTGTCTTCCCCGTGCTGCACCCCCTCCAGGAGTGCTGTCGACTCTTCCAGGGTAATGCAGGGAGTCAGTTCCCTGTATGTGATTTGAATCTGTTTGTGAAGATCCAGAATCACATCCTTTTCGGGCCCCACTACCAGAAAAATGATCTGCCCCAGATAACGGACTTCTTTATCCGCAAAAACAGGCCAGTCTTCGATGATCATATGAAGGCGGTTCACCCCCTGAATGTCGTCGGCCCCAACGATATAATAGCCCTCCGGCAGTTCAGGCAGGCTGACTGACTCAATAGTTCCTCTCGAGATGGAGCTGTAATAACACTTTCCATGAAGAGGTGAAACTGGGAACTGGTCTGCAAGATACTCCATAGTGCCTGCTGCTTTGGCAACGGCATCCTTCCGGCGCACTGAGGTACTGATTGAATGCGGCATATGATTCCCCCGATATCAGGATAAATCCTGTTTTATTTTTAAATTATCCGGTGGAGGGATTCATTTGTCTAGGAGAATAGGGAAAGGTCATACCTTAAGACTCGGGCATTTCCTTTAATCGTTCTCTTGTTTTCCAATGATGACTCATGATCAGCTGCTGCGCCTGCTCTGTATTCCCGCTGCGGATGGCTTCTACAATACTCTTGTGTTCCATCAGGGTTTCATTGGGAGAACGGATCAGTCCTTTCTGATAACAGCGCAGGATAAACTCAAAATTCCTTATAAAATCCAGAATGACCCTGTTCCCTGATATTTTAAGAATTTCTCCGTGAAATTCCTGGTCCCTTTTCTGGTATTCCAGAAATCGTTCTTCCGGCAAGGGGTATGAAAAATCATCAAAAAGATTTAATACGCGTTTGAAACGGGGATTTTCGGGTTCTTCCATACACAGATGAAGGGCCGTACCTTCCAGACCGGCTCTGACTGCAAAAAGTTCCATCATATCCTTATTGGTAAAGATCCGGATAAAGAGGCCGGAACGGCCTTTCTGTTCAATGATTCCCTCACTGATCAGCCGGCTGACCGCTTCATTTATAGGAGTTTGACTGACTCCGATGACGTCTGCCAAATTCTTCTTCAGAATTTTTTCTCCAGGTTCCAGATCATGGTTCAGGAGCATACGGACAATCTGGTCATACACCAGATCACCCAGGGCATCCCGGGATATTCGGCTCATAGGTGCCTCTGCTCGAATATTCTGTTCCGGCCAATCTCTATATGCTGACGCATGGCTTCTTCGGCAGCGTCCTGATCCCCCCTGGCAATGGCATCCGCGATGGCTCTATGCCCTTCCATACTTTTTTCGCAGTCAATATGAATTTCATCCTGATTACTGAGGCTGATTATATTATAGGAAGAAAGCATCATCTCCAGCATACTGTTCCGGCTCATGGCCATGACCTGACCGTGAAAATGATAATCCAGATCATTGAAGAGTTTACGGCTGTCGGCACAGTTAAAATCGGGGACATCTTCAATTAACATCAACAGACGTTTTTTCTCCTGGGGGCTGCCGTGTAAAGCTGCCTTCCCTGCACCCAGAGGTTCCAGACGCAGGCGGATATCAAAGAGATTCAACTCATCTTCTCTTGACAACTCACGGATGTAATACCCTCTCCGGGGCCGGCTCTCAACAAGCCATTCTTTTTCCAGTTTGGAAAAAGCGGATAAGAGAGGGGTTCTTGAAACACCCAATACTCTGGCCATCTCCTCCTGAGTGAGTTTCTGCCCGGGAACGAGCTGACGCTTCAGGATCATCTGTTTTATATTTTTATATACTTTTTCAGCTAGATCTTCTGTTTCTACTTTATATGTCTGCATAGTAGACAATTATGAATGGAAAATGATGGGAGGTCAATATATTTTTTGTATACAAAATGGGAAAATCAAAAAAGCAGCAAAAAAAAGATTGACAGGCCATGCATGTTGTGCATAAAATATTGTATACAAAATAAAGGAGGCAAAAAGATTTGATTGGTATATCTCCAGCTTACTACCTGTCCCTCTTTTCAAAAAAATTCACCTTCAGCGATATGGTAAGCAGTTTGTACCAACTTGAAGAACTTGAATATAATGCAATGCAGATTGAGGTTTT harbors:
- a CDS encoding xanthine dehydrogenase family protein molybdopterin-binding subunit, giving the protein MPHSISTSVRRKDAVAKAAGTMEYLADQFPVSPLHGKCYYSSISRGTIESVSLPELPEGYYIVGADDIQGVNRLHMIIEDWPVFADKEVRYLGQIIFLVVGPEKDVILDLHKQIQITYRELTPCITLEESTALLEGVQHGEDNVFTRYDIHHGQVEYPFEKAHRILEKEYYTGHQEHVYMEPQSLFAHWEEDTFILHASAQCPFYIRKSLVNALGMDKEKIRIIQTPTGGAFGGKEHFPDVLAGPLAVAVCKIKKPIKLVLDRKEDMAYSIKRHPSAIHIRTALDKDGRILAHDIDLRLDGGAFASCSAVVLARAVFTVGNVYNINNIRICGRVFCTNKPPSDAFRGFGAPQAIFAMESHMNFLAYALGIDPLAFRQPYLMKQGDPTSTDGKIHEEVMLPEMTRRILEMSGYEKKYQDYKTRPNWGIGLSYFFHGSGFTGNGERDLIKARIYLKKNRKDQVFIYGSNVEMGQGISTTFCKVASKALDIPIDQVHFVEPDTEIVPDSGPTVASRSISVVGFLVQKAAKRLKAEWKSGEDQSIIQDYEAPTHMVPWDQETLTGDAYPAYSWGVNVIEVEVDPLSYEVNTKGIWGVYEMGVPIDRQIVEGQIIGGMIQALGYSYLEKLEFSQGRFRQATMSDYMIPTSMDFPTTQCDIVDNPFEYGAFGAKGAGEMVFDGAAPAFGAAVSQAVDTIIDEVPVLPETLMELTDEGR
- a CDS encoding GntR family transcriptional regulator — protein: MSRISRDALGDLVYDQIVRMLLNHDLEPGEKILKKNLADVIGVSQTPINEAVSRLISEGIIEQKGRSGLFIRIFTNKDMMELFAVRAGLEGTALHLCMEEPENPRFKRVLNLFDDFSYPLPEERFLEYQKRDQEFHGEILKISGNRVILDFIRNFEFILRCYQKGLIRSPNETLMEHKSIVEAIRSGNTEQAQQLIMSHHWKTRERLKEMPES
- a CDS encoding GntR family transcriptional regulator, whose product is MQTYKVETEDLAEKVYKNIKQMILKRQLVPGQKLTQEEMARVLGVSRTPLLSAFSKLEKEWLVESRPRRGYYIRELSREDELNLFDIRLRLEPLGAGKAALHGSPQEKKRLLMLIEDVPDFNCADSRKLFNDLDYHFHGQVMAMSRNSMLEMMLSSYNIISLSNQDEIHIDCEKSMEGHRAIADAIARGDQDAAEEAMRQHIEIGRNRIFEQRHL